A DNA window from Thermosynechococcaceae cyanobacterium Okahandja contains the following coding sequences:
- the rbfA gene encoding 30S ribosome-binding factor RbfA: MATERRVARVAELIKREVSQLLMSEIRDERVGIGMVSVTDVEVSGDLQHAKIFVSIYSTDEGRRSTMAGLKAASGFVRHELGQRIRLRRTPEVVFIEDRSIERGNRVLSLLNQLERKGADTPAN; the protein is encoded by the coding sequence ATGGCAACGGAGCGGCGGGTCGCACGGGTGGCGGAACTGATTAAGCGGGAAGTCAGCCAGCTTTTGATGTCTGAGATTCGTGATGAACGGGTGGGTATTGGCATGGTGAGCGTCACTGATGTGGAGGTGTCCGGCGATCTGCAACATGCCAAAATTTTTGTCAGCATTTATAGTACCGACGAGGGGCGGCGATCCACGATGGCGGGTTTGAAGGCCGCCTCTGGCTTTGTCCGCCACGAACTGGGGCAGCGCATTCGCCTGCGGCGGACGCCGGAGGTGGTGTTCATTGAAGACCGCTCCATTGAGCGGGGCAATCGGGTGCTATCGCTGCTCAACCAACTGGAGCGCAAAGGGGCAGACACCCCTGCTAACTAG
- a CDS encoding peptidoglycan recognition family protein, producing the protein MLRPSEWLRFTISLVLAAVVILALWGVMFGSMPKGEPPLDLAGAIAIDDPRFETEPDSTANPPSASSTATLPLQPSDGATYQQLFARVRQQHQQCASAPPWYSVPAHPTNFGDRYRTDIRGQVLQQEPIIVLHETVASAQSTLNFFQTPHRRDQDQASYHELITLNGWILHLVPWSKRAYGAGNSAYGSETVQTNPRLAPSVNNFALHFSLETPPQGRHNRPQHQGYTAAQYQALAWLIGQTGIPPERITTHAAVDRSGERIDPRSFSFATLNRYGQGDRPC; encoded by the coding sequence ATGCTGCGTCCCTCAGAATGGTTGCGCTTTACGATTTCCCTTGTCCTTGCCGCTGTCGTCATCTTGGCGCTGTGGGGGGTCATGTTTGGGTCAATGCCCAAGGGGGAGCCGCCCCTTGACTTAGCCGGGGCGATCGCCATCGATGATCCGCGCTTTGAAACCGAACCCGACTCAACGGCTAACCCGCCGTCAGCCTCAAGTACGGCCACCTTACCCCTGCAACCCAGTGATGGTGCAACCTACCAGCAGTTATTTGCCCGGGTGCGCCAACAGCATCAACAGTGCGCCAGTGCGCCCCCGTGGTACAGCGTCCCTGCCCATCCCACTAACTTTGGCGATCGCTACCGTACCGATATCCGCGGCCAAGTCCTGCAACAGGAACCGATTATTGTCCTGCACGAAACGGTCGCCTCGGCGCAGTCCACCCTTAACTTTTTCCAGACCCCCCACCGCCGCGACCAAGACCAAGCCAGTTACCACGAACTGATTACCCTGAACGGTTGGATTTTGCATCTGGTGCCCTGGTCCAAGCGCGCTTACGGTGCCGGCAATTCAGCCTATGGCAGCGAAACCGTTCAGACCAACCCCCGCCTTGCCCCCTCGGTGAATAACTTTGCCCTCCATTTTTCCCTTGAGACACCCCCCCAAGGCCGCCACAATCGACCGCAGCACCAAGGCTACACCGCCGCGCAGTACCAAGCCCTCGCTTGGTTAATTGGCCAAACGGGCATCCCTCCTGAGCGCATTACCACCCATGCCGCCGTGGATCGCTCCGGCGAACGCATAGATCCCCGCAGTTTCTCCTTTGCCACCCTTAATCGTTACGGCCAAGGCGATCGCCCCTGTTAA
- the aroF gene encoding 3-deoxy-7-phosphoheptulonate synthase — MAQYNQTLRELLGISKSMIIVLKPGTPSDEIERVSAEMQTWGLSPERIVGKHKVVIGLVGETAELDPLQIQEISPWIEHVLRVEQPFKRASREYRHGEPSEVVVPTPNGTVTFGEGHEVVVVAGPCSVENEAMIIETAQRVKAAGAKFLRGGAYKPRTSPYAFQGHGESALDLLAAAKATTGLGIITEVMDAADLEKIAEVADVLQIGARNMQNFALLKRVGAQAKPVLLKRGMSATIDEWLMAAEYILAAGNPNVILCERGIRTFDREYTRNTLDLSVIPVLRKLTHLPIMIDPSHGTGWAEFVPAMAKAAVAAGTDALMIEVHPNPAKALSDGAQSLTPDQFDALMQALQRPLVSLGR, encoded by the coding sequence TTGGCACAATACAATCAAACCCTAAGGGAATTACTGGGGATCAGCAAGTCAATGATTATTGTTCTCAAGCCGGGCACGCCGAGTGATGAAATTGAGCGGGTAAGTGCGGAAATGCAAACATGGGGCTTAAGCCCTGAACGCATTGTCGGCAAACATAAGGTGGTCATTGGTCTGGTGGGGGAAACTGCAGAACTGGATCCCCTCCAGATTCAAGAAATTAGTCCGTGGATTGAGCATGTGCTAAGGGTCGAGCAACCCTTTAAGCGTGCCAGTCGCGAGTATCGCCACGGTGAACCCAGTGAAGTGGTGGTGCCCACCCCCAACGGTACGGTCACGTTTGGTGAAGGGCATGAGGTGGTGGTGGTGGCAGGGCCATGCTCGGTGGAAAACGAGGCAATGATTATTGAAACGGCTCAGCGGGTGAAAGCCGCCGGTGCCAAATTTTTGCGGGGGGGAGCCTATAAACCCCGTACCTCCCCCTATGCCTTTCAGGGTCATGGGGAAAGCGCCCTTGATCTGCTGGCTGCCGCCAAAGCTACCACGGGCTTAGGGATTATCACCGAAGTCATGGATGCCGCCGATCTTGAAAAAATTGCCGAAGTGGCGGATGTGCTCCAAATTGGTGCCCGCAATATGCAAAACTTTGCCCTGCTCAAACGGGTGGGAGCGCAGGCCAAACCCGTACTGCTAAAGCGAGGGATGTCTGCCACCATTGATGAGTGGCTGATGGCGGCGGAGTACATCTTAGCGGCGGGGAACCCCAACGTCATCCTGTGCGAGCGTGGCATTCGCACCTTTGACCGCGAATATACCCGCAATACCTTAGATTTATCCGTGATTCCGGTACTGCGCAAGCTCACTCACCTCCCGATCATGATTGATCCCAGCCATGGCACCGGTTGGGCCGAGTTTGTGCCCGCCATGGCCAAGGCTGCTGTCGCCGCAGGTACCGATGCCCTCATGATTGAAGTGCATCCCAACCCCGCTAAGGCGCTCTCCGATGGTGCCCAGTCCCTCACACCGGATCAGTTTGATGCGCTGATGCAGGCGCTGCAACGCCCTTTAGTTTCCCTTGGCCGCTAG
- a CDS encoding 5'-nucleotidase, with protein MGYAIENKLVIGVASSALFDLTESDAVFRNEGEETYRLFQRQKKHEVLPRGVAFPFIRRFLNLNRAYPEQEPVEVILLSKNDPDTGQRVFHSIQHYGLNITRAAFLGGKSPHPYIPAFNVSLFLSANAEDVYQAIAAGYPAGIVIPSGATDNEADAELRIAFDFDGVIADDEAETVFRDGDLEQFHAHEIQHATVPHNPGPLSDLFKKLAAFQKLEMAREQQDATYDRLLRIAIVTARNILASERVVTTLNSWGVTPDETFFLGGIEKVRVLRQLRPHIFFDDQLTHIESAAGDIPSVHVPFGVRN; from the coding sequence ATGGGCTATGCCATTGAAAATAAGTTGGTGATTGGCGTGGCCTCCAGCGCCCTCTTTGATCTCACGGAGTCCGATGCCGTCTTTCGCAATGAGGGGGAGGAAACCTACCGTCTGTTTCAGCGGCAAAAGAAGCACGAGGTCCTACCCCGGGGGGTGGCCTTTCCCTTTATTCGCCGTTTCCTGAACCTGAATCGCGCCTATCCAGAGCAAGAGCCGGTGGAGGTCATCCTGCTCTCCAAAAATGATCCCGACACGGGGCAGCGGGTGTTTCATTCCATCCAGCACTACGGCCTGAATATTACCCGCGCCGCTTTTTTAGGGGGGAAGTCTCCCCATCCTTATATTCCGGCCTTTAATGTGTCGCTATTTCTGTCCGCCAATGCCGAGGATGTGTACCAAGCGATCGCGGCAGGCTATCCCGCGGGCATTGTGATTCCCTCCGGTGCGACGGATAATGAGGCGGACGCAGAGCTACGCATTGCCTTTGACTTTGACGGGGTCATTGCTGATGACGAGGCGGAAACGGTGTTTCGTGATGGCGATCTAGAGCAGTTCCATGCCCACGAAATTCAACATGCCACCGTGCCCCACAATCCCGGACCGTTAAGTGATCTCTTTAAGAAACTGGCGGCGTTTCAAAAACTAGAGATGGCGCGGGAGCAACAGGATGCCACCTACGATCGCCTGCTACGGATTGCCATTGTTACGGCTCGCAATATCTTGGCCAGTGAGCGGGTGGTCACTACCCTGAATAGTTGGGGGGTCACGCCCGATGAAACCTTCTTTTTGGGGGGCATTGAGAAGGTGCGTGTTCTCAGGCAGTTAAGACCCCATATTTTCTTTGATGATCAACTGACTCACATTGAATCGGCGGCCGGGGATATTCCCTCGGTACACGTGCCCTTTGGCGTGCGCAATTAG
- the thrB gene encoding homoserine kinase, which produces MVTVVTVPATTANLGPGFDCLGAALTLTNTFTFSASDRPYVLVHGAEAAGVASSPENLAYRAYCRLYEHLGREAPPVYLEIELGVPLARGLGSSATAIIGGLVGANRLAGFPLSHAEVLQLAIALEGHPDNVVPALLGGCRLAVQGDSAGEWHWLEVPWDADVVPIVAIPDFELATETARQVLPTTCSYADAIFNISHLGTLLRGLETGQREWLQLALQDRLHQPYRQHLIKGYEDLYHAALGAGAYGLVISGAGPTLLALGDPVNAAAIATRLKDTWATLGVQARVEVLAVQRQGTTVQDR; this is translated from the coding sequence GTGGTAACTGTTGTAACCGTGCCAGCAACAACGGCCAATTTAGGCCCCGGCTTTGACTGTTTGGGTGCCGCTTTAACGTTAACCAACACCTTCACGTTTTCCGCCAGCGATCGCCCCTATGTCCTGGTTCATGGCGCTGAGGCGGCAGGAGTGGCCAGCAGCCCTGAGAACTTGGCCTATCGCGCCTATTGCCGTCTTTACGAGCACCTAGGCCGTGAAGCACCGCCGGTCTATTTAGAAATTGAGTTAGGGGTGCCCTTGGCACGGGGCTTAGGCAGTTCAGCCACCGCAATTATTGGTGGCTTGGTGGGCGCTAATCGCCTAGCGGGGTTCCCCCTGAGCCATGCGGAGGTTTTGCAGTTGGCGATCGCCCTCGAAGGACATCCCGATAACGTGGTGCCAGCACTCTTGGGGGGCTGTCGCCTAGCAGTTCAAGGGGACTCCGCCGGGGAGTGGCATTGGCTAGAGGTTCCTTGGGATGCCGATGTGGTACCCATTGTGGCCATTCCCGACTTTGAATTGGCCACCGAGACGGCACGGCAGGTTTTACCGACCACCTGTAGCTATGCCGATGCCATCTTTAACATCAGTCACCTAGGGACACTGCTGCGGGGCCTAGAAACAGGACAACGGGAGTGGCTACAGCTTGCCCTACAGGATCGGCTGCACCAACCCTACCGCCAGCACCTGATCAAGGGGTATGAAGACCTGTATCACGCGGCTTTGGGGGCAGGTGCCTATGGCCTCGTGATTAGCGGCGCAGGGCCTACGTTGCTGGCTCTGGGGGATCCGGTAAATGCAGCGGCCATTGCCACTCGTCTGAAGGACACTTGGGCAACATTGGGGGTGCAGGCGCGGGTGGAGGTGTTGGCCGTGCAGCGGCAGGGAACCACCGTACAGGATCGCTAG
- the upp gene encoding uracil phosphoribosyltransferase has translation MTVQLRIYVPPHPLIKHWLTVARDVNTPSSLFRVAMTELGRWLAYEAVRDWLPTMETTVETPLAATAAVVVNPNIPVVIVPILRAGLALLEGAQGVLPTATTYHLGIVRDEHTLTPSCYLNKFPERFEPDTRVLISEPMLATGGSIMTAMMELTERGVDPALVRIISVVTAPPALQKLSAHFPAVQIYAATIDEGLDERGFIVPGLGDAGDRAFGTA, from the coding sequence GTGACCGTACAGTTGCGCATTTATGTGCCGCCCCATCCCCTGATCAAGCACTGGTTAACGGTGGCGCGGGATGTGAATACCCCTAGCTCCCTCTTTCGGGTGGCGATGACGGAATTGGGGCGCTGGCTGGCCTATGAAGCGGTGCGCGACTGGTTGCCAACCATGGAAACAACGGTAGAAACGCCCTTGGCCGCTACGGCGGCAGTGGTGGTAAACCCCAATATACCCGTGGTAATTGTGCCAATCTTGCGGGCAGGGTTGGCGCTGTTAGAGGGTGCCCAAGGGGTTTTGCCCACCGCCACCACCTATCATCTAGGGATTGTCCGCGATGAGCACACCCTTACTCCTTCCTGTTACCTGAATAAGTTTCCGGAGCGGTTTGAGCCAGACACCCGGGTGCTGATTAGCGAGCCAATGCTGGCCACCGGCGGCTCGATTATGACGGCGATGATGGAACTGACGGAGCGGGGGGTGGATCCGGCGCTGGTGCGGATTATTTCCGTGGTAACGGCACCGCCAGCGCTGCAGAAACTGAGTGCCCATTTTCCCGCGGTACAGATCTATGCGGCCACCATTGATGAAGGTCTTGATGAACGGGGCTTTATTGTGCCGGGGTTAGGGGATGCGGGCGATCGCGCCTTTGGCACTGCTTAG
- the uppS gene encoding polyprenyl diphosphate synthase — protein MTLQPHSLITLPQDLDPDRLPRHVAVIMDGNGRWAQQRHLPRIMGHQRGVDTLKELLRCCKDWGIEALTAYAFSTENWGRPLPEVDFLMTLFERVLRRELAEMVAEGVQIHFVGDLTCLPPSLQQEIERAMAATAHNQKIKFVVATNYGGRREIIQACRSLAAQVKAGLLDPADIDEVLFERHLYTGGLPDPDLLIRTSGEMRVSNFLLWQVAYAEIYVTDTLWPDFNREAFHEALRNFQQRHRRFGRL, from the coding sequence ATGACCCTACAGCCCCATTCCCTGATAACCCTACCGCAGGATTTGGATCCCGATCGCCTACCACGTCATGTGGCCGTGATTATGGATGGCAATGGGCGCTGGGCACAGCAGCGACACTTGCCGCGGATTATGGGACACCAGCGGGGCGTTGATACCCTCAAAGAGTTACTGCGCTGCTGTAAAGACTGGGGGATTGAGGCGTTAACGGCCTACGCCTTTTCAACGGAAAACTGGGGTCGCCCCCTGCCGGAAGTGGATTTTTTAATGACCCTGTTTGAGCGGGTGCTGCGGCGGGAACTGGCGGAAATGGTGGCCGAAGGGGTACAAATTCACTTTGTGGGGGATTTAACGTGCCTGCCTCCCTCGCTACAGCAAGAAATTGAGCGCGCAATGGCGGCCACCGCCCACAACCAAAAAATTAAGTTCGTTGTGGCCACAAACTATGGGGGGCGGCGGGAAATTATCCAAGCCTGCCGTTCCTTGGCGGCGCAGGTGAAAGCGGGGCTATTGGATCCGGCAGACATTGACGAAGTCCTCTTTGAGCGGCACCTTTACACGGGCGGGTTGCCGGATCCAGATTTGCTGATTCGCACCAGTGGAGAAATGCGCGTGAGCAACTTTTTGCTGTGGCAGGTGGCCTACGCCGAAATTTATGTGACCGACACCCTCTGGCCCGATTTTAACCGCGAAGCCTTCCACGAGGCGCTACGGAACTTTCAGCAACGGCACCGCCGCTTTGGTCGGCTATAG
- the cdaA gene encoding diadenylate cyclase CdaA, with protein sequence MSAFALGLLGTLPWPLFSSETQARIKMLVDVLLVLVLTYAILRVIAERRTLWMVRGFIFLIFAASLSRAIELSFLTFVLNNLVVGSAVALAVILQSEIRIFLEQLGRGQFFGQPRVESTLTNDAVDLIVTAVKELSQDRTGALILLETHTQLNPQDFTHGGIPLQARLSPELITSIFQVNSPLHDGAIWVRGNEVLAAKLILPLSERTGPWQLGTRHRAALGITERISHCVCVVVSEETGSISLAFKGELQRPLTSSKLGELLRQYVQEETAGTSRPSQRHRSIKFWKMVWPRR encoded by the coding sequence ATGAGCGCCTTCGCCCTTGGCCTCCTTGGAACCCTACCATGGCCACTGTTTTCCTCCGAAACCCAAGCCCGCATCAAAATGCTGGTGGATGTGCTGCTGGTGTTGGTGTTAACCTACGCCATTTTGCGGGTGATTGCCGAGCGGCGAACACTGTGGATGGTGCGCGGCTTTATCTTCCTTATTTTTGCCGCCTCTTTAAGCCGTGCTATCGAGTTAAGCTTCCTCACCTTTGTGCTCAATAACCTTGTTGTTGGCTCTGCGGTCGCCTTAGCCGTCATCCTCCAGTCTGAAATTCGGATTTTTTTGGAGCAGTTGGGACGCGGCCAATTTTTCGGCCAGCCTCGGGTGGAGTCAACCCTGACCAACGATGCGGTGGATCTAATTGTGACAGCCGTCAAGGAGCTTTCACAGGATCGCACAGGGGCACTCATTCTTCTAGAAACCCACACCCAGTTAAACCCCCAAGACTTTACCCATGGGGGGATTCCCCTCCAGGCTCGCCTCTCGCCCGAACTGATTACCTCCATCTTTCAGGTAAATTCGCCCCTGCACGATGGTGCGATTTGGGTACGCGGCAATGAAGTGCTGGCCGCCAAGCTAATTTTGCCCCTTTCAGAGCGCACCGGCCCCTGGCAGTTGGGTACCCGTCACCGCGCCGCCCTAGGGATTACAGAGCGGATTAGCCACTGTGTGTGTGTGGTGGTCTCCGAAGAAACTGGCTCCATTTCCCTTGCCTTTAAGGGGGAACTTCAGCGTCCCCTGACAAGCAGTAAACTAGGGGAGTTGCTGCGGCAGTACGTGCAGGAAGAAACGGCGGGAACTTCTAGACCAAGTCAGCGTCACCGCAGCATAAAATTCTGGAAAATGGTTTGGCCTCGTCGCTAA
- the lysA gene encoding diaminopimelate decarboxylase — translation MTSAVATLAPNQQILPLTAVTNSRGHLVIGGCDVVELVAQFGSPLYILDEVTFRTACRQYGDTLQQSYAGDSLVLYASKAWNCLATCALAHSEGLGIDVASGGELYTALGAGVPAANIYFHGNNKSPQELLYALEVNCTIVADNWLELERLAAYAQEHDLAMPPRIMLRLTPGIECHTHEYIRTGHLDSKFGFDPQQFPDLLQFAQAHPELDWVGIHAHIGSQIFEQQPHIDLCTVLVDWLQAAREALLPMRELNVGGGLGIRYIESDTPPAIATWVKTISHHLSDACARRNLALPKLLCEPGRSIVGPAAVTAYTVGSRKTIPDLRTYVAVDGGMSDNPRPITYQAQYTALCANRMTTAATETVRIAGKHCESGDILLPEVTLPPLQANDVLVVASTGAYNYSMASNYNRLPRPAAVLVCDGDANLILQRETYADLTAHDVLPLRLSSHSP, via the coding sequence ATGACTTCAGCCGTTGCCACCCTTGCACCTAACCAGCAAATTTTGCCCCTGACCGCTGTAACCAATTCCCGTGGGCACCTTGTCATTGGCGGTTGTGATGTTGTAGAACTGGTCGCCCAATTTGGCTCCCCCCTTTACATCCTCGACGAGGTCACCTTCCGTACCGCCTGCCGTCAGTACGGGGACACGCTGCAACAGAGCTATGCTGGTGACAGCCTCGTCCTCTACGCCTCAAAGGCATGGAACTGCTTGGCCACCTGTGCCTTAGCTCACAGTGAAGGACTAGGCATTGATGTGGCCTCTGGTGGCGAACTCTACACCGCGTTGGGGGCTGGTGTACCCGCCGCGAACATTTATTTTCACGGTAACAATAAATCTCCGCAAGAACTCCTCTACGCCCTTGAGGTCAACTGCACGATTGTGGCCGACAACTGGCTGGAACTCGAGCGCTTAGCCGCCTACGCTCAAGAGCACGATCTGGCCATGCCACCGCGGATTATGCTGCGCCTGACTCCGGGCATCGAGTGCCACACCCACGAATACATCCGCACCGGTCATCTTGACAGTAAATTCGGCTTTGATCCCCAGCAATTTCCTGATCTACTCCAGTTTGCCCAAGCGCACCCCGAATTGGACTGGGTGGGGATCCATGCCCACATTGGCTCCCAGATTTTTGAGCAACAACCCCACATTGACCTGTGTACCGTGCTCGTGGATTGGTTGCAGGCCGCACGCGAGGCGCTACTGCCGATGCGAGAGTTGAATGTGGGGGGGGGTCTGGGCATTCGCTATATCGAGTCCGACACGCCACCGGCGATCGCCACTTGGGTCAAAACCATTAGCCATCACCTGAGTGATGCCTGTGCCCGTCGTAACCTAGCCCTGCCCAAACTCCTGTGTGAACCCGGTCGATCCATTGTTGGACCGGCAGCCGTAACGGCCTACACCGTGGGCAGTCGCAAAACCATTCCCGACCTGCGCACCTACGTTGCTGTAGATGGTGGCATGTCCGATAACCCGCGCCCCATTACCTACCAAGCGCAGTACACAGCCCTATGTGCCAATCGCATGACCACTGCTGCCACCGAAACAGTACGCATTGCCGGTAAGCACTGCGAGTCCGGCGACATTTTGCTACCGGAGGTTACCTTACCCCCCCTACAGGCCAACGATGTTCTTGTGGTGGCCAGCACCGGTGCCTACAACTACAGCATGGCATCGAACTATAACCGCCTGCCACGGCCCGCCGCCGTACTGGTGTGTGACGGTGACGCAAACCTGATTTTGCAACGGGAAACCTATGCCGATTTGACCGCCCACGATGTATTGCCGCTGCGGTTGAGCAGCCATAGCCCCTAG
- a CDS encoding prohibitin family protein, translated as MNQLLTSRLRSAILILAGVIFFFLLNAVVVINPGQAGVLSILGKAQDGPLLEGLHWKPPFISTVDIYDVTVQKFEVPAESATKDLQDITASFAINFRLDPLAIVEVRRTQGTLENIVAKIIAPQTQEAFKIAAARRTAEEAITKRNELKEDFDTALGDRLAKYNIIVLDTSVVNLDFSDEFSKAVEDKQIAEQRAQRAVYVAQEAAQQAQAEINRAQGKAEAQRLLAETLKAAGGQLVLQKEAIEAWREGGAQVPEVLVINGEGGTPPFFLNLASPPSK; from the coding sequence ATGAATCAACTGCTGACCTCCCGTTTAAGATCTGCTATCCTGATTTTGGCTGGGGTTATTTTCTTTTTCCTGCTCAATGCTGTGGTTGTTATTAATCCCGGCCAAGCAGGGGTACTTAGCATTCTTGGCAAAGCACAGGATGGCCCCCTCCTAGAGGGCTTGCACTGGAAACCGCCCTTCATTTCAACGGTGGATATTTACGATGTCACGGTGCAAAAGTTTGAAGTTCCCGCCGAAAGTGCCACCAAGGATCTGCAAGATATTACGGCCAGTTTTGCCATTAACTTTCGGCTTGATCCCTTGGCCATTGTGGAGGTACGCCGCACCCAAGGGACGCTGGAAAATATTGTTGCCAAAATTATTGCTCCCCAAACCCAAGAGGCCTTCAAAATTGCTGCGGCTCGACGCACCGCCGAAGAGGCCATTACTAAGCGCAATGAACTAAAAGAAGATTTTGATACCGCCTTGGGCGATCGCCTTGCCAAATACAACATCATTGTCCTAGATACCAGTGTGGTGAATCTAGATTTTTCGGATGAATTTTCCAAAGCCGTTGAAGACAAACAAATTGCCGAGCAGCGGGCACAGCGAGCGGTCTATGTGGCTCAGGAGGCGGCACAGCAGGCTCAGGCCGAAATTAACCGTGCCCAAGGGAAAGCGGAAGCCCAGCGCCTGTTGGCAGAAACCCTAAAAGCGGCGGGCGGGCAACTGGTGCTGCAAAAGGAAGCCATTGAAGCTTGGCGCGAGGGGGGTGCCCAAGTGCCGGAAGTGCTGGTGATCAATGGTGAGGGGGGCACGCCACCCTTTTTCCTGAATTTGGCTAGCCCACCATCCAAATAG
- a CDS encoding YqhA family protein, protein MVEPFLWYFRIFVIIPVIFSLLSTFALFILGSHEILQGLGIQFRNYGDSSIYVKTLGFIITGIDLYLIGIILLLFALGIYELFISKIDAGLSRDTNTDISLMQSQSLDKLKDKLLKTIVMALVVTFFKQLISFNVQTPLDLLFLAASILIIAISTYLMYRVSSDAHH, encoded by the coding sequence ATGGTTGAGCCTTTTCTCTGGTACTTTCGGATTTTTGTCATTATTCCGGTAATTTTCAGCCTGCTGAGTACCTTTGCCCTATTTATTCTGGGTAGTCATGAAATTCTGCAAGGTTTGGGTATTCAGTTTCGCAATTATGGTGACTCTTCCATTTATGTTAAAACCTTAGGCTTCATTATTACCGGAATTGACCTGTACTTGATTGGCATTATCTTATTGCTATTTGCCCTTGGCATTTATGAACTGTTTATTTCCAAAATTGATGCCGGGCTATCCCGCGATACCAACACAGATATTTCCCTGATGCAGTCCCAAAGTTTAGATAAGCTTAAGGATAAGCTCCTAAAAACGATTGTGATGGCGTTGGTGGTCACCTTTTTTAAGCAGCTTATTTCCTTTAATGTGCAAACTCCCCTTGATTTATTATTTTTGGCAGCGTCGATTTTAATTATTGCTATTAGTACCTATTTGATGTACCGCGTTAGCTCCGATGCCCATCATTAA
- the leuB gene encoding 3-isopropylmalate dehydrogenase: protein MTTGYRIAVLAGDGIGPEIMEVALNVLRAIAPRFDLAFEFVPALIGGCAIDAVGEPLPAATLECCRQSDAVLLAAIGGTQWDTLPRPLRPETGLLGLRAGLGLFANLRPAKILPQLIHASSLKPEVVAGVDLMVVRELTGGIYFGQPRGIFTTEAGEARGVNTMAYTATEVDRIGRVAFETARKRGRKLCSVDKANVLEVSQLWRDRLTALSAEYPDVELTHLYVDNAAMQLVRAPKQFDTIVTGNLFGDILSDIAAMLTGSIGMLPSASLGASGPGLFEPVHGSAPDIAGQDKANPLAMVLSAAMMLRYGLNQAAAATAIEEATLAVLAQGYRTGDLMTEGCTLVGCQAMGEQLLAQLAA, encoded by the coding sequence ATGACCACTGGATATCGAATTGCTGTGCTGGCCGGAGACGGCATTGGCCCCGAAATTATGGAGGTTGCCCTCAACGTACTCCGGGCAATCGCGCCACGGTTTGACCTTGCGTTTGAATTTGTACCCGCCCTCATCGGGGGCTGTGCCATTGATGCGGTGGGGGAGCCGTTGCCAGCGGCCACCCTCGAGTGCTGTCGCCAAAGTGATGCCGTACTCCTAGCGGCCATTGGCGGCACCCAGTGGGATACCCTGCCCCGCCCGTTGCGACCGGAAACCGGGCTACTGGGGTTGCGCGCTGGCTTAGGGCTGTTTGCCAACTTACGTCCGGCGAAAATTTTGCCCCAACTGATTCACGCCTCCTCCCTAAAGCCTGAGGTTGTGGCCGGGGTTGATCTCATGGTGGTGCGGGAGCTAACGGGGGGCATTTATTTTGGCCAGCCGCGCGGCATTTTTACAACGGAAGCTGGAGAAGCCCGCGGCGTGAATACCATGGCCTATACCGCCACAGAAGTGGATCGCATTGGCCGCGTTGCCTTTGAAACCGCCCGCAAGCGGGGGCGCAAGCTCTGCTCTGTGGATAAGGCCAACGTGCTGGAGGTCTCGCAGTTGTGGCGCGATCGCCTCACCGCCCTGAGTGCCGAGTACCCCGATGTGGAACTGACGCACCTCTACGTTGATAATGCCGCCATGCAACTGGTGCGCGCCCCCAAACAATTTGACACCATCGTCACCGGTAACCTCTTTGGCGATATTCTCTCGGATATTGCGGCCATGCTCACCGGCAGTATTGGGATGCTGCCCTCCGCCAGCCTTGGGGCCAGTGGTCCGGGTCTGTTTGAACCGGTGCATGGATCCGCACCCGATATTGCCGGCCAAGACAAAGCGAACCCCCTTGCCATGGTGCTGAGTGCCGCCATGATGCTGCGCTATGGCCTCAATCAAGCCGCTGCGGCCACGGCAATTGAAGAGGCCACCCTCGCCGTCTTAGCGCAGGGCTACCGCACGGGGGATCTAATGACCGAGGGCTGTACCCTTGTGGGCTGTCAAGCCATGGGGGAGCAGTTGTTGGCTCAATTAGCGGCCTAG